TGTGTTCAGCTCCATAAGTGCCAGCTCTACAGCTTCTTCAGCGTTTTTAATATCGTTCCTGATTTGGAATATCCTTTCTTTTGTCTTGGAAATATTGCTTTGCAACTGTTTTATTCTGAATTCCAGATCTTCAGAATAAGTCTCGGCTATTATCTGACCTGCTTTCACCTTGTCATACAGCTTTATATTAAGCGTCTTAAGTACTCCGGAAACCCCTCTGAAATATAGGCTGGTTTCTCTGGCTGGAACAAAAACACCTACACCGGATACATTTGAAGAAATTGTGCCTGCTTTGACTTCATAAAGGCTGTCTTCATCTATGGAACCGGGCTTGTCTGCCGGTGATGAAAATGATGGTGCGGTACGGCTCGTACAGCCTGTCAATCCTACAGCAAATATTATTAATATAATAAATGTTACTATCTTAAATACACTTCTCTTCAATCAATCATCCTCCGCATCTAACCACACTAATATCATTCTTTATGGTCAGATAAAATTTTATTTTTTCTTTAATATGAACATTGCAATCTCCGGCCGGTTTGTAAACCGTACTCCTATTCTGTCGCCCGTATAACCGATTCCTTTACTCACATACATAACCGCCTTAGCATTATCGGGACGCTCAGTTGTATAAAAACCATACCCATACTCAGGGAAGAATCCTTGTCCCGGGGAATATAGGACAGGCAGAAATGGAAGTCTGATCTGTCCTGCATGGGTATGCCCCGACATTACAAAATCCGCTCCGTTTTTTGCCAGCTCTTTGAATGTTACAGGTTCGTGGATCATCGTTATACTGAAATCCTGTATGGCAACATCCCTAAATGCCAAATCCGGCCTATCCATCCCGTACTGATGGTCCGAAATACCTACCATCCACATATGGGCTTTGCCTCTTGTTATTTTTACAGCATCATTTTCAAGTATAACTGCACCCCTATCTGAAAGAAGCTTTTCAAAGCCACTTATCCCTGGCTTGTAATCGTGATTTCCACCTACAAAGTAAACGGGATATTTTTTTGCTATCTCACCGACATAATCGGCTACCCGGGTAATAATACCCCTGCCGTTGTCTATCAAGTCTCCCGTAATACAGACGCAGTCAATTCTTATACCCATTTTGCCCGCTTTTTCTTCAGCGATTCCCATGAAGTCTTTCTTTAATCCTCTCAGATTTCTGAAATGAATATCACTCAGCTGTACTATGGTGTACCCGTTAAATTCCTCAGGAAGCTTATCCGGATTTATGTTATATATATTTACTTCAACCCAGGTGTTGCTGAGGTATAAATTCAGAATTACCAGTATAAGAAGTGCTGCCAGTATAACCATCATTTTTTTCTGTTTAGCTAACTTTAAGCTATCCCGCATAACCAGCTTTAGCAAACTTAAATCTCCTAACCCGCAATCATAGGCTTAAATATTTCCCTGAACTACAGAATAAACCAATTACACATTTTTGCTGTAAATAAGTTATTTTCATTGCCATTTTTTTACTGTTTTGATATAATTTTAAATGTTTTAGAAATGTTTGTCAAATAGTAATTGATTTACAATCAACTAACCCAGAATGAAATGTTTACTTACTGACGATATTGGAATAGGTGATACAGGGGATGAAAATCGGCTTTATAAGCAATCGGGAAACAACTGATATTAAGTCCTGGTCCGGAACGTTATTCTATCTGTTTAAAACTTTGGAAAAGGAGTATGAAGTTGAGTGTGTATATATAAGAGATAATCTCCTAGAGTTTTTGTACTTAAAGTTAATGTACTTTTTTTACAATAAAATAGCCGGAAGGAACATATCGCCCGAGCACACTTTTCTTTACGCAAAGTTAAAGAGTTATAAGCTTGATACATATCTGAAGACAAAACAAAGTTGCTTTGATGTGCTCTTTGCCCCCATAGGGTGTCAGGTAATTGCTTTTGCCAAAACGAAAATTCCGATAATCTATCTTTCAGATGCTACTTTTGCATCTATGATAGACTATTACCCCGAGTATACAAATCTTCCTTCATGGAATGTCAGGCAGGGTAATTACATAGAAGCACAGGCTATTATGAAATCAGACAAGATAATATTCAGCTCGGACTGGGCAATGGAAAGTGCTGTTAATAATTATCATGCAGACAGATCAAAGCTATATGTCATTCCTTTTGGTGCCAACATTGACGACCAATTTCTTGAAGAAGACTTCCAAAAGGAAAAGGACAGGCTGAAATTACTTTTTATAGGCGTAAATTACTTGCGGAAAGGCGGCGGTATAGCTGTTAAAACTGCAAATGAAATAAAAAACCGCGGTTTTGAATGCGAAATCAGTATTATAGGATGTGCCCCTGATGAAAGGCATTACAAAGATGAAGGCGTAAAAATAATAGGTTTCCTGAATAAAAACAATTCCAAAGACGCAGAGAGGCTGACAGCAGAAATGAAAAGCTCCCATTTCCTCATTCTGCCGACAAAAGCGGAGTGTGCGGGTATAGTCTTTTGTGAAGCTTCCTGCTATGGTGTGCCCAATATAACTTATGATACAGGCGGCATAGCAAACTATGTGGAAAACAATATAAACGGTTTCAGGCTTCCTTTGGAAGCGGACGAAAAGCAATTTGCAGATAAAATACTTGAATTCTTTCAGGAAGGAATTTATGAGGATATCAGTTCTTCATCAAGATTGAAGTACAAACGCGAATTGAACTGGGATACGTGGCTGCGCAAATTCAAAACGGTATTCAATAATTAGTCTCTATAGGAGGGTAGGATTTTTTATATATGAAGGACACTGCAATAATAATTCTGACCTATAACGGGATAAAAAACACTATAGACTGCATCGAATCTTTAAAAAAGCAGACTTATAAAAACTATGACATTGTGCTGGTGGATAATAAGTCGGAAGATTATACGGTAGAAATCGTCAAAGCCCGCTTTCGTAATGTATTGGTTATTGAAAACATGGAGAATCTTGGATATGCGGGTGGCAATAACGTCGGACTTTCCTATTGCATAAGTATGGGATACAAGTATGTATTCGTCATTAATAACGATATCACCCTTGAGCCTGATGCTTTAGAAAAGCTTATCCATTTTAGCGAAAGTCATAATGACGTATGTGTGGTAGGCCCGGTAAACCATTCATTTTTTAATAAAGAAGAAACACAATTTCTTTACAGCTCCCTTCTGATGGAAAAATATGAATTCAGAGTTTATACTGATGCTGAAAACGGCAGGAAGGAATATGAAACAGATTATGTAAACGGAGCTGCAATGCTAATCAAAACACAAGTGCTTAAAGATATAGGTTTATTTGACGACAATTACTTTCTATTCTGGGAAGAGTCGGATTTGTGTCTCAGGATAAGACGTCACGGCTATAAGTGCATGGTACTGACTGATTCGGTAATATACCATAAGGAAAGTGCATCATTCAGTGATACAAACTATTCACCTTTAAAAAATTACTATCTGCAAAGAAACAAGCTTTACTTTTTTAAGAAAAACTTCAGTACAAGTTATAATTTCAGATTTTATTTATACTGCTTGGACAGGACTGTTAAAATGCTTGTCAAATGTCTTTTAAAGAAACCCGCAAGCTTTTATGGTTTGCTCAAAGCATTCTTTTATGCATATACAGACTTCATGTTCAAAAGAATGGGTAATAGAAACGCAATAATACAGAAATAGGAGTGGTAGAGTTTTGGATAAGGAAATATTTCTAGTAGAAGACGGCGGCTTCGGAGGTTGGGCGCTGCACGCTTTTGTTATTTGTACTGCACTGAAAGAGCAGGGTATAGATGTACACCTGCTTACAAACAAGGAATATGAATTTGACAGCTTTGAAAAAAACTTTAAGGTATCGAAGATTTTTGAACCCATAAAGAAGAGAGAAAAGCAAAGTAAAGCGGTCTGGCTGCTAAACAGATTTTATGTGTACTATACAAATACAAAAAAACTTCTTGACTTTTTGAAAGATAAGAGTAACTATATAGTCCATTTTTATTCGTCAAACTACTTTCTCAACGGGCCTGCAAACAGTCTTCTTCCCAGGGATGTAAAGGTTGTATCAAACATACATGACGTGGAACCTCACTACAATAAAGGTACATATTATATGAAGCTTCAGGGATTTCTCACCAGAAAAGCACTGGTAAGAGCCAACAAGCTGATTGTGTTTACCAATGAAGGTGTCCGGGAGCTGTTGCAAAAAACAGGAGGGGAGAAAAAAGTAGCATTTGTTGAGCATGGACAAGTTTATCTTCCGGGAGCTTTTTCCAAAACACAGGCAGCGGAGTATAAACCCTCCTCTAAACTAAGGTGTCTTTGCTTTGGTTCATTGCGTCCCAATAAGGGTTTTGAGGTTTTGCTCCAATCTGTTGCAGAAATGAATGATGCAGAAAAGCAAATGCTTGAAGTAAAAATTGTCGGCCAAGCAGAAGATCCCTCATACTATAACACCCTGGCCGGCTTTTTAAAGGATAACGGGCTGGAAACCTGTGTGGATCTGCAGAACAGATATGTGGATATCTCTGAAATCCATACATGTTTTAAGGATATTGACCTTGTAATATTGCCCTATACGCACTTTCATTCGCAAAGCGGTGTAATATATCTTGCTCACTCTTTTGGAATACCTGTACTGGTTACAGACCTGGCAGGGCTGAAGGAGCATATAGAAAAAACCTCTGCCGGCTTTATGGTACGTCATTCTGATGCACACAGCCTGAAAAACGAGCTGGTCAGGATTGCCTCTGAGCCATCTCAGCTAGTTGAAAAGAGGGAATATGTAAAAAAATATATGAAAACAGCCCTGGACGGCTGGAAATTAATATCAAGAGAATATCAGAAGATTTATGAGAGCGTATAATCCGGTACAGCATTTCAAAGCCTTATGCCTGGTTAACCCGGTCGCGCCGGCATAAAAGAAATGATTTGAATGAAATGCTGTATTTTTTTGAATTCTACTGTAAAAATAAGTAATTAATTCCTGTTTGTACTATTAATATAAATAATTAACGGAGTGTTTAAGATGAAAATTATTGCAATGCATTTGCCGCAGTTTCACAGAATACCTGAAAATGACAAGTGGTGGGGTACGGGGTTCACCGAATGGGTGAATGTCCGAAACTCCAAGCCGGTATTTGAAGGCCACAATCAGCCCCGGGTACCTTACAATGAGTATTACTATGACCTTACCGATAGGGAAGCCCGTGTATGGCAAGCCCAATTAGCAAAAAAATATGGTATTTACGGTTTTTGCTACTATCATTATTGGTTCAATGGAAAAAAACTGCTGGAAAAGCCCATTGAAGCACTTCTTGAGGACAAGGAGCCGGACTTTCCATTCTGTCTTTCATGGGCAAACGAGCCTTGGTCAAGAGCCTGGGAAGGCAAAGAAACACAGGTACTGATGCCTCAAGTTTATGGTGCTGAACCTGAATGGAAGGAGCATATAGATTATCTTATAAAATTCTTTAAAGACCCAAGATATATAAAGATCGACAACAAGCCAGTTTTTTTAATATACCGCACATCAAGCATCCCTGATCTTGACAGGATGATAGAATTGTGGACCAAAGAAGTAAAAAACTCGGGCTTGCAAGGTATATATCTTATTGAAACTCTGAACTCATTCCAGAAGGTATCAAATACTGAATTATCCGATGCAGTTATGGAATTTGAGCCAATGTTTACGATAAAACATGAAATAAGCCCGGCTGCCAAGATAAAAAGGTTATTGAATAAAAAAACGGGTCAACCGGATATTCTGGATTTCAATTCAATATGGAATATCATACTCAAAAGAAGGAATGTGTATGGCAAAAAAACCATCTTCAGGGGAGCATTTTCAGGCTGGGATAATTCACCCCGAAAAGGCAAAAAAGCTACCATTCTCAAGCACGGATCTCCCGGAAAGTTTGGGCATTATTTGAGACAGCTTGCACAGCAGAAAACAAGAATAAACATAAATGAAGATTACATATTTATAAATGCATGGAACGAGTGGGCTGAAGGGGCTTATCTCGAGCCGGATTGTTCCACGGGATTCGCATATCTTGAAGAAATCAAGCGGTTAGTGAATGAAACAAATACAGGAAAAGAGGGTAAAATTCATGGATATCTCAGTAGTAATAGTTACATATAATAACAGGGATCTTGTAACAGACACAATAGCCTCCCTATATAAAAGCAGGTGCAGCTGCGCCTTTGAAGTCATTGTCGTAGATAATGACTCGGTGGATCACACCGCATCGGCAGTCGAGCACAGCTATCCCAATGTGAAAGTAATAAGAAGCAGCAAAAATCTGGGGTTTTCCAGAGCAAACAACATAGGCATATCGAAAGCCTCCGGCAAATATATCTTACTGCTGAACCCTGATGTAATTATGTTTGATGATGTATTGGACAAAATGGTCAGGTTTATGGATCAAAATCCCGACTGCGGTGCGTCATCCTGCAAACTCCTGAATCCGAACGGATCTTTGCAGTATTCCGTAAGGAGATTTGCAGGCTTTGTTGATATACTCCTGTGCAGAACTCCTTTAAAGAAATTTGTTCCTGAGGCTGTAAGAAACAAAGTGGACCATTACTATCTCATGAAGGATTGGGATCATAATGAAATTATGGAAGTGGATTGGTTTTTAGGTGCCTTCATGCTGTTGAGGAAGGAAGCACTGCAGAAAGTAGGCGGCCTGAACGAAAAGTTTTTTATGTATTTTGAGGATGTAGACCTGTGTTACCGTATCCGCAAAGAAGGCTATAAGGTAATGTATTACCATAGTCCCAGCATTGTTCATATCTATAGCCAGGATAGTGTAAAAAGCTTTGGAAAGATGTCGCTAGTCCACTTATCCAGCTGCTTTAAGTTCTATATGTCACATATTAAGCTGTTATTTCACTCCCTATATTTTATAAACAATAATCAGCACAAGGAGGAAATGAGTTCATTATGAAAGGAATAATACTGGCAGGCGGTGCAGGTACCCGCCTTCATCCTTTGACACTTGCAGTATCAAAACAGCTGCTACCTATATACGACAAACCGATGATATATTACCCACTGTCCGTCCTGATGCTTGCAGGTATAAAGGAAATATTGATTATATCTACTCCAAGAGACCTTGTTCTTTTCAAATACCTGCTAAAAGACGGAAGCCACCTTGGAGTAAAGCTTGAATACAAGGTTCAGGAACAGCCTCGCGGCCTCGCTGAAGCATTCATAATTGGCAGCGACTTTATCGGTAACGATTCGGTAGCATTAGTGCTGGGGGATAACGTCTTTTACGGACAAAGCTTCAGCAGTACGCTTGATAAGGCTGTATCACGTCTGGATTCAGCGACAATTTTCGGATATTACGTTAAGGATCCGACTGCCTATGGGGTAGTGGAATTTGACCAGGACGGAAATGTTCTGTCTATTGAGGAGAAGCCAAAGAAGCCTAAATCACACTATGCAGTGCCAGGCTTATACTTTTACACAAATGAAGTAATTGAAATAACAAAAAATCTTAAGCCCTCTGCCAGAGGAGAACTCGAAATAACAGATGTCAATACTGAGTTCCTTAAAAGGAACAAGCTTAAAGTCGAAATCATGGGCCGCGGGATGGCCTGGTTTGACACAGGAACCTATCAGGGACTGCTGGAAGCAGGTAATTTTGTAGAAGCAGTTCAAAAAAGACAGGGACTGTATATAGCTTGTGTGGAAGAAATCGCGTATATAAAGGGTTTTATCGGAAAGGAACAGCTGCTTTCACTAGCATCTAATCTGGATAAGACAGATTACGGCACTTACCTGAAAGAACTTGCTGTTTGATTTATTCAAATATACGAAAGGTGTTACAGCATATGCCCAAAGTTTCAATAATTATTCCTGTATATAAAAGTGAAGCTTACCTCCATAAATGTCTCAGTTCAGTAGTCAATCAAACACTAAGGGATATAGAAATAATCGTAGTAAACAACGCTTCCCCGGACAACAGCCAGTATATCATTGATAAATTTGCAGAAAGCGATACCCGTATAAAACTGATAAAAAATAAAGAAAATGAGGGTATATGCCAGGCAAGGAATGCAGGTCTGAAAATAGCTGAAGGTGAATATGCAGGCTTCCTTGATGCTGATGACTGGGTAAAGCCTCAAATGTTCGAATCCATGTACCGTGCAGCAGTAAAAAATTCGGCGGACATGGTAATATGCAATTCCAGAAGTGTCTGTGAGGGCAGAGTACATCCCCCGAGATTTAGTATTGCTAAGGAGTTGATTCACCTAGAAAAAACAGGCTTTGATAACTACATGTACAACTACTATTTCCCTAACAGACATGGTTATGAAAACTGGAACAAGCTTTACAAGCTTGGTATTATCAGAAAAAATGATATAAGCTTCGACGGAAGAATTACATTTGCCGAGGATGCTTTCTTCAACCTGGAATATTTGCTGTTTACAAACACGATTTGCTGTCTGGATATACCCTTACATTTTTATCTGAACAGAAAAGATTCCTTTATAAACATAAAAAATCCCCGGCTTTTGCAGGATTCTCTATTACTATTGGATGAGTTTTATAGAAAAGCCTGCCTAAAAAAGAAACTGCACTT
The sequence above is drawn from the Clostridia bacterium genome and encodes:
- a CDS encoding glycoside hydrolase family 99-like domain-containing protein is translated as MKIIAMHLPQFHRIPENDKWWGTGFTEWVNVRNSKPVFEGHNQPRVPYNEYYYDLTDREARVWQAQLAKKYGIYGFCYYHYWFNGKKLLEKPIEALLEDKEPDFPFCLSWANEPWSRAWEGKETQVLMPQVYGAEPEWKEHIDYLIKFFKDPRYIKIDNKPVFLIYRTSSIPDLDRMIELWTKEVKNSGLQGIYLIETLNSFQKVSNTELSDAVMEFEPMFTIKHEISPAAKIKRLLNKKTGQPDILDFNSIWNIILKRRNVYGKKTIFRGAFSGWDNSPRKGKKATILKHGSPGKFGHYLRQLAQQKTRININEDYIFINAWNEWAEGAYLEPDCSTGFAYLEEIKRLVNETNTGKEGKIHGYLSSNSYI
- a CDS encoding metallophosphoesterase, with the protein product MLKLVMRDSLKLAKQKKMMVILAALLILVILNLYLSNTWVEVNIYNINPDKLPEEFNGYTIVQLSDIHFRNLRGLKKDFMGIAEEKAGKMGIRIDCVCITGDLIDNGRGIITRVADYVGEIAKKYPVYFVGGNHDYKPGISGFEKLLSDRGAVILENDAVKITRGKAHMWMVGISDHQYGMDRPDLAFRDVAIQDFSITMIHEPVTFKELAKNGADFVMSGHTHAGQIRLPFLPVLYSPGQGFFPEYGYGFYTTERPDNAKAVMYVSKGIGYTGDRIGVRFTNRPEIAMFILKKK
- a CDS encoding glycosyltransferase family 4 protein; the encoded protein is MDKEIFLVEDGGFGGWALHAFVICTALKEQGIDVHLLTNKEYEFDSFEKNFKVSKIFEPIKKREKQSKAVWLLNRFYVYYTNTKKLLDFLKDKSNYIVHFYSSNYFLNGPANSLLPRDVKVVSNIHDVEPHYNKGTYYMKLQGFLTRKALVRANKLIVFTNEGVRELLQKTGGEKKVAFVEHGQVYLPGAFSKTQAAEYKPSSKLRCLCFGSLRPNKGFEVLLQSVAEMNDAEKQMLEVKIVGQAEDPSYYNTLAGFLKDNGLETCVDLQNRYVDISEIHTCFKDIDLVILPYTHFHSQSGVIYLAHSFGIPVLVTDLAGLKEHIEKTSAGFMVRHSDAHSLKNELVRIASEPSQLVEKREYVKKYMKTALDGWKLISREYQKIYESV
- the rfbA gene encoding glucose-1-phosphate thymidylyltransferase RfbA → MKGIILAGGAGTRLHPLTLAVSKQLLPIYDKPMIYYPLSVLMLAGIKEILIISTPRDLVLFKYLLKDGSHLGVKLEYKVQEQPRGLAEAFIIGSDFIGNDSVALVLGDNVFYGQSFSSTLDKAVSRLDSATIFGYYVKDPTAYGVVEFDQDGNVLSIEEKPKKPKSHYAVPGLYFYTNEVIEITKNLKPSARGELEITDVNTEFLKRNKLKVEIMGRGMAWFDTGTYQGLLEAGNFVEAVQKRQGLYIACVEEIAYIKGFIGKEQLLSLASNLDKTDYGTYLKELAV
- a CDS encoding glycosyltransferase family 4 protein, which translates into the protein MKIGFISNRETTDIKSWSGTLFYLFKTLEKEYEVECVYIRDNLLEFLYLKLMYFFYNKIAGRNISPEHTFLYAKLKSYKLDTYLKTKQSCFDVLFAPIGCQVIAFAKTKIPIIYLSDATFASMIDYYPEYTNLPSWNVRQGNYIEAQAIMKSDKIIFSSDWAMESAVNNYHADRSKLYVIPFGANIDDQFLEEDFQKEKDRLKLLFIGVNYLRKGGGIAVKTANEIKNRGFECEISIIGCAPDERHYKDEGVKIIGFLNKNNSKDAERLTAEMKSSHFLILPTKAECAGIVFCEASCYGVPNITYDTGGIANYVENNINGFRLPLEADEKQFADKILEFFQEGIYEDISSSSRLKYKRELNWDTWLRKFKTVFNN
- a CDS encoding glycosyltransferase family 2 protein gives rise to the protein MKDTAIIILTYNGIKNTIDCIESLKKQTYKNYDIVLVDNKSEDYTVEIVKARFRNVLVIENMENLGYAGGNNVGLSYCISMGYKYVFVINNDITLEPDALEKLIHFSESHNDVCVVGPVNHSFFNKEETQFLYSSLLMEKYEFRVYTDAENGRKEYETDYVNGAAMLIKTQVLKDIGLFDDNYFLFWEESDLCLRIRRHGYKCMVLTDSVIYHKESASFSDTNYSPLKNYYLQRNKLYFFKKNFSTSYNFRFYLYCLDRTVKMLVKCLLKKPASFYGLLKAFFYAYTDFMFKRMGNRNAIIQK
- a CDS encoding glycosyltransferase encodes the protein MPKVSIIIPVYKSEAYLHKCLSSVVNQTLRDIEIIVVNNASPDNSQYIIDKFAESDTRIKLIKNKENEGICQARNAGLKIAEGEYAGFLDADDWVKPQMFESMYRAAVKNSADMVICNSRSVCEGRVHPPRFSIAKELIHLEKTGFDNYMYNYYFPNRHGYENWNKLYKLGIIRKNDISFDGRITFAEDAFFNLEYLLFTNTICCLDIPLHFYLNRKDSFINIKNPRLLQDSLLLLDEFYRKACLKKKLHLIEAVYPYLTYHCIDYVFSARIRKENTSIRNLNTEFFLLKEFPFVEQCMDRIHCERKTIGKYISSLLILKRSYFLLSFYKYIQKKLLA
- a CDS encoding glycosyltransferase family 2 protein, which produces MDISVVIVTYNNRDLVTDTIASLYKSRCSCAFEVIVVDNDSVDHTASAVEHSYPNVKVIRSSKNLGFSRANNIGISKASGKYILLLNPDVIMFDDVLDKMVRFMDQNPDCGASSCKLLNPNGSLQYSVRRFAGFVDILLCRTPLKKFVPEAVRNKVDHYYLMKDWDHNEIMEVDWFLGAFMLLRKEALQKVGGLNEKFFMYFEDVDLCYRIRKEGYKVMYYHSPSIVHIYSQDSVKSFGKMSLVHLSSCFKFYMSHIKLLFHSLYFINNNQHKEEMSSL